A window from Candidatus Arthromitus sp. SFB-rat-Yit encodes these proteins:
- a CDS encoding peptidoglycan D,D-transpeptidase FtsI family protein, with protein sequence MNKNLKIISFIFSFLFLLIISSLIYFWVFKSTYYAEHALNKRSFNERFKFTRGRILDREGNVLAYSEENGQKRIYPYGEALFHPIGYADIKYGMSGIENEMDEYLREPRGFISGIKSFFGYEDTKGSDIKLTINSELQRYAYEIIGDNRGAIVVMNPKTGEIYALVSKPSFDPNNLNDIWEEIMSNEDAPLYNRAINGKYPPGSTFKVLTSSLAIESIDNILNRRFKDQGFIDFSDSSRLYNQNGKAFGELSLKDAFIKSSNVVFGNLALELGNNELKNYAERFYFNRNLNLMGLSVSKSYFPKLNENEIGLIAQTGIGQGPILITPINLALISSTIANDGIMMKPYIVSEVSNSYGNIINKNVKNILSKPIKRNTSSIISSYMRGVVESNLSHISEFSNIKACGKTGTADYKDGDGDGIPHSLFIGFAPYDDPKVSISVIVEGGGEGRGIASEISSKVMKKSIELIG encoded by the coding sequence ATGAATAAGAATTTGAAGATAATATCATTTATATTTTCATTTTTATTCTTGCTTATTATATCTTCTCTTATATATTTTTGGGTTTTTAAGTCTACATATTATGCAGAGCATGCATTAAATAAAAGATCATTTAATGAAAGGTTTAAATTTACTAGAGGTAGAATTTTAGATAGGGAAGGAAATGTTTTAGCTTATAGTGAGGAGAATGGACAAAAAAGGATTTATCCATATGGAGAGGCGTTATTTCATCCAATAGGATACGCGGATATTAAATATGGTATGTCTGGTATTGAAAATGAGATGGATGAGTATTTAAGAGAACCTAGAGGTTTTATAAGTGGAATTAAATCTTTTTTTGGTTATGAGGATACAAAGGGAAGTGATATTAAATTAACAATAAACAGTGAACTTCAAAGGTATGCATATGAAATTATTGGAGATAATAGGGGAGCTATTGTTGTTATGAATCCTAAAACTGGAGAAATTTATGCTCTTGTGAGTAAACCATCATTTGATCCAAATAATTTGAATGATATTTGGGAGGAGATTATGTCAAATGAGGATGCTCCATTATACAATAGAGCTATAAATGGAAAGTATCCACCAGGGTCTACTTTTAAAGTTTTAACATCATCTTTAGCTATAGAGAGTATTGATAATATACTTAATAGAAGATTTAAAGATCAAGGGTTTATTGATTTTAGTGATTCTAGTAGATTATATAATCAAAATGGTAAGGCGTTTGGAGAATTAAGTTTAAAAGATGCATTTATAAAATCTAGCAATGTTGTATTTGGAAATTTAGCCTTAGAGCTTGGAAATAATGAGCTTAAAAATTATGCTGAAAGATTTTATTTTAATAGGAATTTAAATTTAATGGGATTAAGTGTATCTAAAAGTTATTTTCCTAAATTAAATGAGAATGAGATTGGACTTATTGCTCAAACAGGAATTGGTCAAGGTCCAATATTGATAACTCCGATTAACCTTGCTTTAATATCAAGTACGATTGCAAATGATGGAATTATGATGAAGCCTTACATAGTGTCTGAAGTTTCAAATTCTTATGGTAATATTATAAATAAAAATGTGAAGAATATATTGTCAAAACCCATAAAGCGTAATACCTCATCTATTATATCCTCATATATGAGAGGTGTTGTTGAGAGCAATTTATCTCATATAAGTGAATTTTCAAATATTAAGGCGTGTGGTAAAACAGGAACTGCTGATTATAAAGATGGAGATGGTGATGGTATTCCTCATTCTTTGTTCATAGGTTTTGCTCCATATGATGATCCTAAGGTTTCTATATCGGTAATAGTTGAAGGTGGAGGAGAAGGTAGGGGAATTGCATCTGAGATTTCTTCTAAGGTAATGAAAAAGTCAATTGAATTAATTGGGTAA
- the uvrA gene encoding excinuclease ABC subunit UvrA, translating into MEYIEIKGARVNNLKNCSVKFPRNKLVVFTGVSGSGKTSLAFDTLYAEGQRRYVESLSTYARQFLGQMDKPEVDSITGLSPAISIDQKTTSRNPRSTVGTVTEIYDYLRLLYSRAGTPHCYKCGKEIKRQTIDQIVDSIMDIGEGSKIQVFSPIVKKQKGKHEKLIENIKMQGFVRVRIDGEIYDLSEEEINLNKNKKHDIDILVDRIVIKSSSRGRIFESVESSLRFSDGIVIIDVIGFEEMLFSEKFSCVDCQISISELEPRSFSFNAPFGKCDECDGIGRKFEIDKKLLINEELSILGGCINSIGESSLKEGSWSFSIFKALSEKYDFSLHEPFKNLSEDIKDIIFNGTEEKISIKYGEEGNTYNHRFEGIMNVLKRRYRESSSNHVKQDIERYMSNKNCEKCNGARLRPEVLAVKFNGVNIYELTCMSIEDSIKFLDEVELKGKDKVIAEPIINEIRSRLSFLNNVGLSYLNLARTASTLSGGESQRIRLATQIGSSLVGVLYVLDEPSIGLHQRDNDKLIETLKSLRDIGNSVVVVEHDEDTIREADFIVDIGKFAGDQGGEVVYQGDYNGILRSYESITGAYLRGEKTILVPQSRRSGNGNFIEVIGCIENNLKDISINIPLGTLTLVTGVSGSGKSTFVNQILYKGINRELNNSKDKPGAFKEIKGIENIDKIIDIDQSPIGRTPRSNPATYIGVFDYIRELFATTNDSKVRGYKQGRFSFNVKGGRCEACQGDGVIKIEMQFLSDVYVNCEVCKGSRYNKETLEVKYKDKNISDVLNMTVYEAMEFFESIPKIYNKIKTLNDVGLSYIKLGQSSTTLSGGEAQRVKLANELSKKSTGRTLYILDEPTTGLHIYDVSKLVEILHMLVNNGNTVIVIEHNLDVIKNADYIIDLGPEGGSLGGNVIAKGKPEEICLVKESYTGKYLRKYLDIE; encoded by the coding sequence ATGGAATACATAGAGATAAAAGGTGCGAGGGTTAATAATTTAAAGAATTGTAGTGTTAAATTTCCAAGGAATAAACTTGTTGTATTTACTGGAGTTTCTGGATCGGGTAAAACTTCTTTAGCTTTTGATACTTTATATGCAGAAGGTCAGAGGAGATATGTTGAATCATTATCTACATATGCAAGGCAATTTCTAGGGCAGATGGATAAACCGGAGGTTGACTCTATAACAGGCTTATCTCCAGCCATATCTATTGATCAAAAAACAACCTCAAGGAATCCTAGATCTACAGTTGGTACGGTAACAGAAATATATGATTATTTAAGACTTTTATACTCGAGAGCTGGAACACCACATTGTTACAAATGTGGGAAGGAGATAAAACGTCAGACCATAGATCAAATAGTGGATAGTATAATGGATATTGGGGAAGGAAGTAAAATTCAAGTATTTTCCCCTATAGTAAAAAAACAAAAAGGAAAGCATGAGAAACTTATAGAGAATATTAAAATGCAGGGTTTTGTAAGAGTTCGCATAGATGGGGAAATTTATGATTTATCAGAAGAAGAGATAAACTTAAATAAGAATAAAAAGCATGATATAGATATTTTAGTTGATAGGATTGTTATTAAGAGTTCATCGAGAGGGAGAATTTTTGAATCTGTTGAGAGCAGTTTGAGGTTTTCTGATGGTATTGTAATTATTGATGTTATTGGTTTTGAGGAGATGCTTTTTTCTGAGAAATTTTCTTGTGTTGATTGTCAAATAAGCATATCAGAACTTGAGCCTCGTAGTTTTTCGTTTAATGCTCCTTTTGGGAAATGCGATGAGTGTGATGGAATTGGGAGAAAATTTGAGATAGATAAAAAATTACTTATAAATGAAGAGCTATCTATTTTGGGTGGATGTATAAATAGCATTGGAGAAAGTTCTTTAAAAGAAGGGAGTTGGTCTTTTAGTATATTTAAAGCTTTAAGTGAAAAATATGATTTTTCTTTACATGAACCATTTAAAAATCTAAGTGAAGATATAAAGGATATAATATTTAATGGAACAGAGGAGAAGATAAGCATTAAGTATGGAGAAGAAGGAAATACATATAATCATAGATTTGAAGGAATTATGAATGTATTAAAAAGAAGATATAGAGAGAGTTCTTCAAATCATGTAAAACAAGATATTGAAAGATATATGTCAAACAAAAATTGCGAGAAATGTAATGGTGCGAGACTAAGACCTGAGGTTTTAGCGGTTAAATTTAATGGTGTTAATATATATGAATTAACGTGTATGAGCATAGAGGATTCTATAAAATTTTTAGATGAAGTTGAGCTTAAAGGGAAAGATAAAGTTATAGCAGAACCTATAATTAATGAGATAAGAAGTAGATTGTCTTTTTTAAATAATGTCGGATTATCTTATTTGAATTTAGCGAGAACCGCATCAACTTTATCAGGTGGTGAATCTCAGAGGATAAGACTTGCTACCCAAATTGGATCGAGCCTTGTTGGTGTTTTATATGTTTTAGATGAACCGAGTATTGGGCTTCATCAAAGAGATAATGATAAGCTTATAGAAACGCTTAAGAGTTTGAGAGATATTGGAAACAGTGTTGTGGTTGTTGAACATGATGAAGATACTATAAGGGAAGCGGATTTTATAGTGGATATAGGTAAGTTTGCGGGAGATCAAGGTGGAGAAGTAGTTTATCAAGGGGATTATAATGGGATTTTAAGATCTTACGAATCTATAACAGGAGCGTATTTAAGAGGAGAGAAAACTATTCTAGTTCCTCAAAGTAGAAGAAGTGGTAATGGAAATTTCATAGAAGTTATAGGGTGTATTGAAAATAATTTAAAAGATATTTCTATAAATATACCTCTTGGAACATTAACATTAGTTACTGGAGTTTCTGGATCGGGAAAGAGTACTTTTGTAAATCAAATATTATATAAGGGGATAAATAGAGAGCTGAACAATTCGAAAGATAAGCCGGGAGCATTTAAGGAAATAAAAGGTATAGAGAATATAGATAAGATAATTGATATAGATCAATCTCCTATTGGTAGAACTCCAAGATCGAATCCGGCTACATATATAGGGGTATTCGATTACATAAGGGAATTATTTGCGACAACAAATGATTCAAAGGTTCGTGGGTATAAGCAAGGAAGGTTTAGTTTTAATGTTAAAGGCGGAAGATGTGAGGCTTGCCAAGGTGATGGAGTTATAAAAATAGAGATGCAATTTTTGTCAGATGTGTATGTTAATTGTGAAGTATGTAAAGGAAGTAGATATAATAAGGAAACTCTTGAGGTTAAATATAAAGATAAGAATATATCTGATGTTCTTAATATGACTGTATATGAAGCTATGGAATTTTTTGAGTCTATACCAAAGATATATAATAAGATAAAGACCCTAAATGATGTTGGATTATCGTATATAAAACTTGGTCAGAGCTCTACGACATTATCAGGTGGAGAAGCACAGAGAGTTAAACTTGCAAATGAGCTATCTAAAAAAAGTACGGGAAGGACGCTTTATATATTAGATGAACCTACAACAGGTCTTCATATATATGATGTAAGTAAGCTTGTAGAAATTTTACATATGCTAGTTAATAATGGGAATACTGTAATTGTTATCGAACATAATCTGGATGTTATAAAAAATGCAGATTATATTATTGATTTAGGTCCTGAGGGCGGATCTTTAGGAGGGAATGTTATAGCTAAGGGTAAGCCGGAAGAAATTTGTTTAGTTAAGGAATCTTATACAGGTAAATATTTAAGGAAATATTTAGATATTGAATAG
- a CDS encoding FtsW/RodA/SpoVE family cell cycle protein yields MVENINEKKLYFILNLALSLIVFLNLFVAKRSLDFYLCFISISYISIIFIVYLFQKNIFKKVDNSLNLIINLFVLLGLTIIYRINPTMAFKQCILFLFGYMVYFIVMFFVRDMNEFFKFKWVYFCLALIFMSISFLFGKYINGSKNWISLFGITFQPSEFGKIFIILYLSSVLRNNRDKVDKYMAIFLILFSLTILTLQRDLGTAVIVFVLSMLMYYIRTSKYKFLMFIIISTLILGVLAYINFSHVRVRIHAWLNPESDPTRTTYQVLQGFFAMGSGGFLGSGLYKGNLELIPVNYTDYIFVSIVEELGIFTGLLIVFLYFLFFVKVMKNSVKMKSKDESKLIMIGFNVIIALQTTIILGGVLNLIPLTGVTLPFISYGGSSIISLFIMFGIMQKILEGDI; encoded by the coding sequence ATGGTAGAAAATATAAATGAAAAGAAGTTATATTTTATATTAAATTTAGCTTTATCCCTTATAGTTTTTTTAAATTTATTTGTGGCAAAAAGGAGCTTAGATTTTTATCTATGCTTTATATCAATCTCATACATATCTATTATATTTATTGTTTATCTTTTTCAAAAAAATATATTTAAAAAAGTAGATAATTCGTTAAATTTAATTATAAATTTATTTGTGCTTCTTGGACTTACAATTATATATAGAATAAATCCAACGATGGCGTTTAAACAGTGCATATTATTTTTATTTGGATACATGGTTTATTTTATCGTTATGTTTTTTGTGAGGGATATGAATGAGTTTTTTAAGTTTAAATGGGTGTATTTTTGTTTAGCGCTTATATTTATGAGTATATCTTTTTTGTTTGGAAAGTACATAAATGGTTCGAAAAATTGGATTTCTTTATTTGGGATAACATTTCAACCATCTGAGTTTGGTAAAATTTTTATAATTTTATATCTATCTTCTGTGCTCAGAAATAATAGGGATAAGGTTGATAAATATATGGCTATATTCCTTATACTTTTTAGTTTGACTATTTTAACACTTCAGAGAGATTTGGGGACAGCTGTAATTGTATTTGTTTTGAGTATGCTTATGTATTATATAAGAACCTCTAAGTATAAATTTTTGATGTTTATAATTATATCAACTTTAATACTCGGGGTGCTTGCTTATATTAATTTTTCGCATGTTAGGGTTCGTATCCATGCTTGGTTAAATCCTGAAAGTGATCCTACTCGTACAACATATCAGGTACTACAAGGATTTTTTGCTATGGGATCAGGAGGATTTTTAGGAAGTGGATTATACAAAGGGAATTTAGAGCTTATACCTGTTAATTATACTGATTATATATTTGTGTCTATTGTGGAAGAACTTGGTATATTTACTGGATTATTAATTGTCTTCTTATATTTTTTATTCTTCGTTAAAGTTATGAAAAATAGTGTAAAGATGAAATCCAAAGATGAAAGTAAACTTATTATGATTGGGTTTAATGTAATAATTGCACTTCAGACTACAATTATTTTAGGAGGAGTTTTAAATTTAATACCTTTAACTGGAGTTACGTTACCATTTATAAGTTATGGAGGGAGTTCAATTATAAGTTTGTTTATTATGTTTGGGATTATGCAAAAAATATTAGAGGGGGATATTTGA
- the uvrB gene encoding excinuclease ABC subunit UvrB, translated as MKKFKINSKFKPMGDQPQAIKELVNSINCGNKYQTLLGVTGSGKTFTMANVIENLQRPALVLAHNKILAAQLCTEFREFFPENSVEYFVSYYDYYQPEAYVPQTDTLIEKDASINQEIDKLRHSATSSLIERRDTIVVASVSCIYGLGNPLEYRKLVVNLRVGMVRDRDDIVRQLVEIQYERNEIDFARCTFRAKGDVLDIVPASSFNVGIRVEFFGDEIEKISEFDILTGKVFSKLTHISIYPATHFATSKDAIENAINEINLELYDRVKYFKENGKLLEAQRIKERVNYDIEMMREIGYCSGIENYSRILDGREKGSKPYTLFDYFPSDYLLFIDESHVTIPQIRAMYAGDRSRKESLVNYGFRLPCAYDNRPLKFEEFEEKINQVVFVSATPSDYEKEHQEVIVNQIIRPTGLLDPIVEVRPIENQIDDLYGEVIKTIEKGYRVLVTTLTKKMAEHLTDYLNELNIKTTYMHSDVKTIDRMEIIRDLRSGEFDVLVGINLLREGLDIPEVSLVCILDADKEGFLRSETSLIQTIGRAARNAESRVILYGDIITKSMKKAIDETKRRRDIQMEHNKKHGIIPKTVIKGIREVIQATKISNEGVSKKKVDINIPKDFDECMKRIDVLEKEMKRCAKELDFERAMELRDEIREIKKIVFI; from the coding sequence ATGAAAAAGTTTAAGATAAATTCGAAATTTAAGCCTATGGGAGATCAGCCTCAAGCTATAAAAGAACTTGTAAATTCTATTAATTGTGGGAATAAATATCAAACTCTTTTAGGTGTTACTGGATCTGGAAAAACTTTCACTATGGCGAATGTTATAGAAAATCTTCAAAGACCTGCTTTGGTACTTGCTCATAATAAAATATTAGCTGCACAATTATGCACGGAATTTAGGGAGTTTTTTCCAGAAAATTCTGTTGAATATTTTGTATCTTATTATGATTATTACCAACCTGAGGCGTATGTTCCTCAAACAGATACATTAATAGAGAAGGATGCTTCTATTAATCAGGAGATAGATAAGTTAAGGCACTCTGCTACATCTTCTTTAATTGAGAGAAGAGATACTATAGTTGTGGCTTCGGTATCTTGTATATATGGTTTAGGGAATCCTTTGGAGTATAGGAAGCTTGTTGTTAATTTGAGAGTTGGTATGGTTCGTGATAGGGATGATATTGTACGCCAACTTGTTGAAATACAGTATGAAAGAAATGAAATAGATTTTGCTAGATGTACGTTTAGAGCTAAAGGTGATGTTCTTGATATTGTACCGGCATCTTCTTTTAATGTTGGTATTCGAGTTGAATTTTTTGGAGATGAGATAGAAAAAATAAGCGAATTTGATATTTTGACAGGAAAGGTTTTTTCAAAGTTAACACATATTTCAATATACCCAGCGACGCATTTCGCTACATCTAAGGATGCAATTGAAAATGCGATAAATGAAATAAATTTAGAGCTTTATGATAGAGTTAAGTATTTTAAAGAAAATGGTAAACTTTTAGAGGCTCAGCGGATTAAAGAGAGAGTTAATTATGACATTGAGATGATGAGAGAGATTGGATATTGCAGTGGTATTGAAAATTATTCTAGGATTTTAGATGGGAGAGAGAAGGGGAGTAAACCTTATACTTTATTTGATTACTTTCCGTCTGATTATTTGTTATTTATAGATGAATCTCATGTTACTATACCACAGATTAGGGCTATGTATGCTGGGGATAGGTCAAGAAAAGAATCCCTTGTTAATTATGGATTTAGACTTCCTTGTGCTTATGATAATCGTCCTCTTAAATTTGAGGAATTTGAAGAGAAGATAAACCAGGTGGTTTTTGTTTCAGCAACGCCTTCAGATTATGAGAAAGAGCATCAGGAAGTTATAGTAAATCAAATTATAAGACCTACAGGTCTTTTAGATCCTATAGTTGAGGTTAGACCTATTGAAAATCAGATAGATGATTTATATGGGGAAGTTATAAAAACTATAGAGAAAGGTTATAGGGTTTTAGTTACAACTTTAACTAAAAAAATGGCAGAACATTTAACTGATTATCTGAATGAGTTAAACATTAAAACTACATATATGCATTCAGATGTGAAAACCATAGATAGAATGGAGATAATAAGGGATTTAAGAAGTGGAGAATTCGATGTTTTGGTTGGTATAAATTTGTTAAGAGAGGGTCTTGATATACCTGAAGTATCCCTTGTATGCATTCTTGATGCTGATAAAGAAGGTTTTTTAAGATCTGAAACAAGTCTTATTCAAACGATAGGAAGAGCCGCAAGAAATGCAGAGAGTAGAGTTATATTATATGGTGATATTATAACAAAGTCTATGAAAAAAGCTATTGATGAAACAAAGAGAAGAAGAGATATACAAATGGAGCATAATAAAAAGCATGGCATAATTCCTAAAACTGTTATAAAGGGTATAAGAGAGGTGATACAAGCAACGAAGATATCCAATGAGGGAGTGAGTAAAAAGAAGGTCGATATAAATATTCCAAAAGATTTTGATGAGTGTATGAAACGAATTGATGTACTTGAGAAAGAGATGAAAAGATGTGCTAAGGAACTTGATTTTGAGCGCGCGATGGAACTTAGAGATGAGATAAGAGAAATTAAGAAAATTGTATTTATTTAG